ATTGTACAAAGCTCGGACCTGCTTTTACCTTTGGTGGCTTTCTCATTATCATCACATCGCGGGCCTTATTAAGACCTGCTTTACTAATTCTGTAATTGGCATGCACTACGGCAAATGTTTCACGATGAACATACATTTCGCCTTCGAAAGCAGGATAAAAAGAAGAGGTTACCGGATGAAATTTAACTACGTAAACCGGATGGCTATTGTACCATACAACCCGGTCAATTTCATAGTCGTACATATCCTGGTATTTTACATCGATAAAACTTTCCATGGTTTTTATTACATCGAGCTGTGTGATGGTAAATGGGCCGCCCTGCAGTTTAAAATTTAACCATTTAAAGGGCTGCACATCGGGGCTTTTTCGGGCCTTTAGTAAACGTACCAAATCGGTTCTGGAAGTGTTGTCGTACGGCGATTTAAGTATTTCTATAACAGCTTCAGAAACATTAATGTAATTGTTGTCCTGCTGAACTGTTTCGCGGTAGAATGCCGTTAATAATTTGAGGTTCGAACTGTAATTAAGCTCGAGGTTGTTTCGGATATTTCGAAGCAGCTGGCTGGGTGTTATTGCCGTAACCTGAACTTCTTTAATACGGATTGATACAGGAGTGAGAATAAACAAGTCTTCGTCGAGCAATTTGTAAGCCGGAAGCATAACCTGGGCATAACCCATGCACGAAATTATAACCGTGTCCTGAATGTATTTCGGATGAATCTTTAATAGAAATTCACCATCGATATTGGTAATCGTTCCAATGGGTTTGTTAAAAATCGAAACCGAAGCATATTTTATGGGTTCTCCTTTTTTGTTTTCGACCAGTTTACCGGTGAGAAAAAAATACTTGATTTTAACGGTATCGTTTGCCGGTATTTCTGAAACTAAGTCGTTTTTTTCGCTGATTATAATTTGATTTTCGCGCTCACTAAAGCTGAATTTTCGGGCATCGAATAGTTGGTTTAAAACGTTGTAAAGCGATATGTTTTTTGCTTCGATGGTTTGTTTTTCCTGCGTATTTATAAGCGTTGCATCGTACGAAAAAAACACATTTGCCTGCCAGCTGATTTGTTCAAGAATAAGATCGAGGCTTTGATTTTTCTGATCGATTGAAATACGGCGTTCAAAAACAGAACCATCCTGCTGCTGCGCTTTGGTTTGAAACGACAGCAACAGAATGGCTAAAATTAAGAGTGGAAACA
The sequence above is a segment of the uncultured Draconibacterium sp. genome. Coding sequences within it:
- a CDS encoding STN and carboxypeptidase regulatory-like domain-containing protein, coding for MFPLLILAILLLSFQTKAQQQDGSVFERRISIDQKNQSLDLILEQISWQANVFFSYDATLINTQEKQTIEAKNISLYNVLNQLFDARKFSFSERENQIIISEKNDLVSEIPANDTVKIKYFFLTGKLVENKKGEPIKYASVSIFNKPIGTITNIDGEFLLKIHPKYIQDTVIISCMGYAQVMLPAYKLLDEDLFILTPVSIRIKEVQVTAITPSQLLRNIRNNLELNYSSNLKLLTAFYRETVQQDNNYINVSEAVIEILKSPYDNTSRTDLVRLLKARKSPDVQPFKWLNFKLQGGPFTITQLDVIKTMESFIDVKYQDMYDYEIDRVVWYNSHPVYVVKFHPVTSSFYPAFEGEMYVHRETFAVVHANYRISKAGLNKARDVMIMRKPPKVKAGPSFVQYTVSFQQYQGKWQLASAQASVKFKVRSKRDKLKSEFHSVSDLLITNIENTDLKRFTKDEKFTKQDIFVEKLGKFDEKYWENYNIIKPNEDLRKAFKNASVN